Below is a genomic region from Aurantimonas sp. HBX-1.
CTGGGCCTCGTCGAACGTGTAGATCCCCGAGCGGTACTGGGTGCCCATGTCGTTGCCCTGGCGCATGCCCTGGGTCGGATCATGGCCCTCCCAGAAGGTCTTCAGCAGCTCGTCATAGGAGATCACCGCCGGATCGTAGACGACGAGGACGACCTCGTTCTGCCCGGTCTGGCCGGTGCAGACCTCCTGATAGGTCGGGTTGGGCGTGGTGCCGCCGGCATAGCCGGCCGCGGTGACGTAGACGCCCGGCAGCTGCCAGAACTTGCGCTCCACGCCCCAGAAGCAGCCCATGCCGAACACCGCCGTCTCCAGCCCCTCCGGGAACGGCCCCTTCAACGGCCGGCCGTTGACGAAATGGCGTTCCGCCGTGGGGATCGCCTCGGGGCGGCCCGGCAGCGCCTCGGCGCCGGTGGGCAGCTTCATCTTCTTGGAAAACATGTCGAGAATGTACATGCCGAATTCCTTTCTGGGATCGGAGTAATCGGTCAGCGCAGCGCGTCGCGCCGCACGCGCCGGACGCGGCGCAGCGCCCTGGCAAGCAGCAGGAACAGGATTCCGAGGGCACCCGCCGTGATCGCCACCGACCAGCCGCTGATCGCCGCATAGGAGACCGCGACGGTGGCGCTGCCGGTCACGGCCGGGTCGACGCCGATGCCGAGCAGCGCCAGCGCCTCGCTCACCGGCAGCAGGCGCGGCGCATCGGCGGCCAGCGACCGGGCGATGTCGCCGACGGCGAACACCACGCCGACCGCCAGCAGCAGGGTGCCGAGGACGAAAGACAGGCTGCCGGCGAGGCGACGAAAGAACTGCATGGCTGCTTGCTCCCCCCGGGGATTGTCGGGCCGCGACGCCCCTTTGATTGTCTGCGCATCGCACCGGCGGACAGCCCGGCGGCAGGAGTGCGGCTCGCCGCCCTATGTGGGCATCACGGCGAGCCTCGGCAATGCGCCGGCCGGCGGTGCCGGGCTGACCATTCCGACGCAGGCCCGACCG
It encodes:
- the msrA gene encoding peptide-methionine (S)-S-oxide reductase MsrA, which translates into the protein MYILDMFSKKMKLPTGAEALPGRPEAIPTAERHFVNGRPLKGPFPEGLETAVFGMGCFWGVERKFWQLPGVYVTAAGYAGGTTPNPTYQEVCTGQTGQNEVVLVVYDPAVISYDELLKTFWEGHDPTQGMRQGNDMGTQYRSGIYTFDEAQREAAEASKARYQQALAAAGHRGSITTEILPAGPFYYAEEYHQQYLARNPSGYCGVGGTGVACPIGVGVAAAS